A region from the Aegilops tauschii subsp. strangulata cultivar AL8/78 chromosome 5, Aet v6.0, whole genome shotgun sequence genome encodes:
- the LOC109753267 gene encoding probable LRR receptor-like serine/threonine-protein kinase At1g07650 isoform X4, with protein sequence MGNRLSGPFPMALTRITTLTSLSIEANEFRGQIPAEIGHLKQLEKLIISTNEFTGPLPAALSLLTNLTDLRISGNNLSGRVPDFLAKLTKLGKLQIEGSLLEGPIPPGLSKLTNLSDLRISDLRGSGSVFPDLRGMQSMKALVLRNCSISGGIPSYIWSMENLTHLDLSFNELTGKVTDSFTNRGTVHYIYLTGNSLTGNIPDWLLRSNSIVDLSFNNFTIGSSGRPTQCQGSANLVESYSPEMNSLNNVQPCLKKNFPCASNGQYRSSLHINCGDKEAIVNGVKYEGDTTPKGASMLYLSPDSNWAFSSTGNFMDDNINDDNYIASDTSKLTMPNSKLYAKARLSPLSLTYYGLCMHNGSYTVKLHFAEIIFTNDRTYRSLGKRKFNVFIQGRMVLEDFDIEQSAGGAGKLVIKTFTAYVTNHTLKIQFYWAGRGTTGIPYRGFYGPLISAISVTPNFQIPLAVEPPQTGSSTKISRTSKALLIGGPIIAIFTALVVGIWIKRRQKNLVNQDPRALDLQIGSFTLRQIKSATRNFDPANKIGEGGFGSVYKGLLSDGTIIAVKQLSSKSKQGNREFVNEIGMISALQHPNLVRLYGCCTEGNQLLLVYEYMENNCLARALFVEEYRLALDWPTRRKICLGIARGLAYLHEESAIRIVHRDIKASNILLDKDLDAKISDFGLAKLNEDGHTHISTKVAGTIGYMAPEYAMRGYLTDKADVYSFGVVALEIVSGKSNTNYRPKEDFVYLLDWACVLHERGTLLELVDPDLGSNYSTEEALLMLNVALLCTNAAPTLRPKMSNAVSLLEGHTPLQPFLSELSLAANSLSSSGLRRNFWENPSESQSITAQASCNNTSDLSSLDVDGSLRHFAT encoded by the exons ATGGGAAACAGATTGTCAGGGCCTTTTCCCATGGCTCTTACGAGAATCACAACCTTGACTAGCCT GAGCATTGAAGCAAATGAGTTCCGTGGGCAAATCCCAGCTGAAATTGGGCATCTCAAGCAACTGGAGAAGCT GATAATATCAACCAACGAGTTCACTGGACCCCTGCCGGCTGCTCTTTCCTTGCTGACCAATTTGACCGACTT AAGGATTTCTGGAAACAATTTATCTGGGAGAGTTCCTGATTTCTTGGCTAAACTGACAAAGCTTGGAAAACT GCAAATCGAAGGATCTTTGCTGGAAGGGCCTATTCCCCCGGGCTTATCCAAATTGACAAACCTTTCTGATCT GAGAATTAGTGATCTGAGAGGCAGTGGATCAGTTTTCCCGGATCTAAGAGGAATGCAATCGATGAAAGCATT GGTCCTTAGGAATTGTTCAATCAGCGGGGGAATCCCTTCTTACATATGGAGCATGGAAAATCTCACGCATCT GGATCTGAGCTTTAATGAACTGACCGGAAAAGTAACAGATTCGTTCACTAATAGGGGAACCGTACATTACAT ATATCTAACTGGAAATTCACTCACTGGGAACATACCTGATTGGCTATTGCGAAGCAACAGCATTGT GGACCTCTCTTTTAATAATTTCACGATTGGGAGCTCAGGTCGTCCTACTCAATGTCAAGGGAGCGC CAATCTAGTGGAGAGTTATTCACCTGAAATGAACAGTTT aaataatgTCCAGCCATGCTTGAAGAAGAACTTCCCATGTGCTTCGAATGGACAAT ACAGATCATCCTTGCATATCAATTGTGGAGACAAAGAAGCAATTGTCAATGGCGTAAAATATGAAGGTGACACCACACCAAAAGGTGCTTCCATGTTGTATTTAAGCCCAGACTCAAACTGGGCATTCAGCAGCACTGGGAACTTCATGGACGACAACATCAATGATGACAACTACATTGCCTCAGACACATCAAAACTGACCATGCCCAACTCCAAGCTGTATGCAAAAGCGCGCCTTTCTCCTCTTTCGCTCACATATTATGGGCTTTGTATGCATAATGGGAGCTACACAGTTAAACTCCATTTTGCCGAAATTATATTCACCAATGACAGAACATACCGCAGCCTTGGCAAAAGAAAATTCAATGTGTTCATACAG GGAAGAATGGTGCTAGAGGATTTTGATATTGAGCAATCTGCTGGTGGGGCTGGAAAGCTAGTCATCAAGACTTTCACAGCATATGTCACAAATCATACACTGAAGATTCAATTCTATTGGGCAGGAAGAGGGACAACAGGCATTCCATATAGAGGATTTTACGGCCCTCTAATATCTGCAATATCAGTAACTCCAA ACTTCCAGATTCCTTTGGCTGTTGAACCTCCCCAAACTGGCAGTAGCACGAAAATTTCAAGGACATCTAAAGCTTTGCTGATTGGAGGCCCAATTATTGCGATATTCACTGCTCTTGTTGTTGGTATCTGGATTAAGCGACGACAGAAGAACTTGGTGAATCAAG ATCCCCGGGCACTTGACCTCCAAATTGGCTCATTTACCTTGAGACAAATCAAATCAGCAACGAGAAACTTTGATCCAGCCAACAAGATTGGCGAAGGTGGTTTTGGTTCGGTTTACAAG GGTTTGTTGTCCGATGGCACCATTATTGCTGTCAAACAGCTATCATCAAAGTCCAAGCAAGGGAATCGTGAATTTGTGAATGAGATTGGCATGATATCTGCACTCCAGCATCCAAACCTTGTCAGGCTGTATGGCTGTTGTACAGAAGGAAACCAGCTCTTGCTAGTTTACGAGTACATGGAAAATAATTGCCTTGCACGTGCTCTCTTTG TTGAAGAATATAGACTGGCATTGGATTGGCCAACGAGACGTAAGATTTGCCTGGGGATAGCAAGGGGTCTGGCATATCTGCATGAGGAGTCTGCAATAAGGATTGTGCACCGAGATATCAAGGCTAGCAATATACTGCTTGACAAAGATTTGGATGCTAAGATCTCAGATTTTGGTCTAGCAAAGCTTAATGAAGATGGCCACACCCACATAAGTACAAAAGTAGCTGGAACAAT TGGATACATGGCTCCTGAGTATGCAATGCGTGGTTATTTGACAGACAAAGCTGATGTTTACAGTTTTGGGGTTGTTGCTTTGGAAATCGTGAGTGGAAAAAGCAACACAAACTACAGGCCAAAGGAAGATTTTGTTTATCTTCTCGATTGG GCTTGTGTTTTACATGAGAGAGGAACTCTCCTGGAGCTGGTAGATCCAGACTTAGGATCCAATTACTCAACAGAAGAGGCACTCCTCATGCTGAATGTGGCTCTCTTATGCACCAACGCAGCACCGACACTTAGACCAAAGATGTCCAACGCGGTGAGCCTGCTCGAGGGCCATACCCCCCTGCAACCCTTCCTATCAGAACTCAGCCTTGCTGCAAACAGCCTGAGCTCAAGTGGTCTACGCAGAAACTTCTGGGAAAATCCAAGTGAGAGCCAGAGCATAACGGCACAAGCATCATGTAACAACACCAGTGACTTGTCATCTTTAGATGTTGATGGTAGCTTGAGACATTTTGCGACTTAA